Proteins co-encoded in one Paracoccus aestuarii genomic window:
- a CDS encoding DsbA family protein, with product MNRRAVLLGTSAAALAVFGGGAWYLRQQEEAAAAAAVTQNPEALVRPNSPILGPAEAPVTLVEFFDPSCEACRAFHPVIEDLRQQYPTQLRIVLRYTPFHEGSDEAVRILEAARRQDKFEPVLDALFEKQPEWANHGAPDLGLAWRVAGAVGLDLERARSDRLHPDTTAILNQDVADLQELGVRATPTFFLDGRPLTNLNFDTLSAAVRNAVAEIR from the coding sequence ATGAACCGCCGTGCTGTGTTGCTGGGAACGTCTGCCGCCGCTCTTGCCGTGTTTGGTGGTGGTGCTTGGTATCTGCGTCAGCAGGAAGAAGCAGCCGCCGCGGCTGCCGTGACGCAGAACCCGGAGGCGCTGGTCCGCCCAAATTCGCCCATTCTGGGGCCTGCGGAGGCGCCGGTGACGCTGGTGGAGTTCTTCGACCCTTCCTGCGAGGCCTGCCGTGCTTTCCACCCGGTGATCGAGGATCTGCGCCAGCAGTATCCGACGCAGTTGCGGATCGTGCTGCGCTACACGCCCTTCCACGAAGGCTCGGACGAGGCAGTGCGTATTCTTGAGGCCGCTCGTCGGCAGGACAAGTTCGAGCCGGTCCTGGATGCCTTGTTCGAGAAGCAGCCGGAGTGGGCCAATCATGGCGCGCCCGATCTCGGCCTTGCCTGGCGCGTCGCGGGCGCAGTGGGCTTGGATCTGGAGAGGGCACGGTCGGACCGGCTTCATCCAGATACGACCGCCATACTGAATCAGGATGTGGCTGATCTTCAGGAGCTCGGCGTGCGCGCCACGCCAACCTTCTTCCTGGATGGCCGACCGCTCACCAACCTCAATTTTGACACTTTGAGCGCGGCCGTCAGAAACGCTGTGGCCGAGATCAGATGA
- a CDS encoding disulfide bond formation protein B codes for MTATKTSRVTRDELTLLAAFLIALTATLGALFIGEVLGQMPCVLCWYQRIAMFPLTVILAVALWRSDVAARAYALPLVIVGLALAVWHSGLYMGLIPETITPCTQTGPSCSDKAQMTILGLPIPYLSVAAFSLIGLCLLNVKGSRP; via the coding sequence CGCAACTAAGACAAGCCGTGTGACCCGGGACGAGCTTACCCTGCTGGCGGCTTTCCTGATCGCCCTGACCGCGACCCTTGGCGCCTTGTTTATCGGCGAAGTCCTAGGCCAGATGCCCTGCGTCCTGTGCTGGTATCAGCGCATCGCCATGTTCCCGCTGACAGTCATTTTGGCTGTGGCCCTGTGGCGGAGCGATGTCGCGGCGCGTGCCTACGCCCTGCCGCTTGTCATTGTCGGGCTTGCTCTCGCGGTCTGGCACTCCGGCCTCTACATGGGCCTGATCCCCGAGACTATTACCCCCTGCACTCAGACTGGCCCGTCCTGTTCCGACAAGGCGCAGATGACGATCCTCGGTCTGCCAATCCCCTACCTCTCGGTTGCGGCTTTTTCTCTGATCGGCCTCTGCCTTCTGAACGTGAAAGGATCTCGCCCATGA